In Planctomycetia bacterium, a genomic segment contains:
- a CDS encoding PDZ domain-containing protein, with protein MKRSLMSGAFAMSIAFASTAGAQNESAADPAAPPAAAQSAQPNTTPVTPQTVDNPNPASDEVAPPFADTPAGQTSDVPQPGEVTPPALDNGTPADSAAGAATDRFPNTDTQRDARTFRNDDRRDGRDPQAGRTPRSNFDPGFQVWGQTGQPLMIGTVPTGGLAAQAGLRADDRIISIDGRTFTTPSEFQDFAPQLAGRRVPIIVERDGQQQTVSIEYPTAAQSDSVASSRGWLGVYLSPSFSGNGARVSRLATGSPAARAGLRTGDIIVGLNGRDVWNYHDLVDGVTGLSPNSTAELNVMRNGRTVPLVATVAAVQRAGYRGDGYQRGYDADGYGRRPAPPTWNSGSNVGATDRLDRLEQMVIELQTELRSMRHELSQNR; from the coding sequence ATGAAACGGTCTTTAATGAGCGGCGCCTTCGCGATGTCCATCGCATTCGCATCCACAGCCGGCGCGCAGAACGAGAGCGCTGCTGACCCAGCGGCGCCACCCGCAGCAGCGCAGTCCGCGCAGCCGAACACCACGCCTGTCACGCCGCAGACGGTTGACAATCCGAACCCAGCCTCCGATGAAGTGGCGCCCCCCTTCGCGGATACGCCTGCCGGACAAACGAGCGATGTTCCCCAGCCCGGCGAGGTCACTCCGCCCGCCTTGGACAATGGTACGCCAGCTGATTCCGCGGCCGGCGCGGCTACCGATCGCTTCCCGAACACTGACACTCAGCGCGACGCGCGCACGTTTCGCAACGACGATCGGCGCGACGGTCGAGATCCGCAAGCTGGGCGTACGCCGCGTTCGAACTTCGACCCAGGCTTTCAAGTCTGGGGACAGACGGGACAGCCGCTGATGATCGGCACAGTCCCGACCGGCGGGCTCGCGGCACAAGCGGGATTGCGTGCCGACGATCGAATCATCTCCATCGATGGTCGTACATTCACCACGCCAAGCGAATTTCAGGACTTCGCACCGCAACTCGCGGGACGGCGCGTGCCGATCATCGTGGAGCGCGACGGTCAACAACAAACTGTGTCGATCGAATACCCCACCGCCGCGCAGTCAGATTCCGTCGCCTCCTCCCGAGGTTGGTTGGGCGTCTATCTGTCGCCGAGCTTCTCGGGCAACGGAGCGCGGGTGAGTCGACTCGCGACCGGTAGTCCCGCCGCTCGGGCTGGGTTGCGAACGGGTGACATCATTGTCGGACTGAACGGCCGCGACGTCTGGAATTACCATGATTTGGTCGATGGCGTGACGGGTCTGAGTCCGAACTCGACCGCGGAACTGAACGTCATGCGAAACGGCCGCACGGTGCCGCTGGTTGCCACCGTAGCCGCGGTGCAACGCGCTGGTTATCGCGGCGACGGCTATCAGCGGGGCTATGATGCCGACGGCTACGGTCGCCGGCCGGCCCCACCGACCTGGAATTCCGGATCTAACGTCGGCGCTACGGACCGCCTGGATCGACTGGAACAGATGGTGATTGAGCTACAAACCGAACTGCGTTCGATGCGCCATGAGTTGTCGCAGAATCGGTAG
- a CDS encoding HAD family hydrolase → MRRFHVLACDYDGTLARHGQVDAPTMAALEQVRASGRRLVMVTGRRLAELLETFSSAHVFDRLVVENGAVVYDPATGAEKVLAEAPSPRFIETLRARGVGPIAVGHTIVATWEPHGTTVLEVIRDLGLGMQIVLNKGAVMVLPGTVSKATGLEHALGEFGLSPRNAVAVGDAENDHVLLTYCECGAAVSNAVQALKDRADIILERDHGDGVIDLIEQIVDNDLSRWMTNCPRRRLELGSTAGGDPVRLPTFGVGVALESQALDSLQPLLDSLIQQWNAQGYQWCAVSLASTQLTEKAEVNLGTETQAPEMDAVIRALDNPRHSIFVNCAHLNAFDQGTFLKALANTLAERRRTSGRPHWVCWMGAAQALKNAGINLDELGAGMVFADAVEAHDSDLPTKLQRVRVVDRRGLADTSTVDTSGVAFKSFHWLVSDDGKVRLEPADIDHHNSHSSKPTP, encoded by the coding sequence ATGCGACGATTCCATGTACTGGCCTGCGATTACGATGGTACGTTGGCCAGACACGGCCAAGTGGATGCTCCGACGATGGCCGCGCTCGAACAAGTGCGGGCGTCGGGACGGCGCCTGGTGATGGTCACTGGGCGCCGACTGGCGGAATTGTTGGAGACGTTCTCCAGCGCGCACGTCTTCGATCGCCTCGTCGTGGAAAACGGAGCGGTCGTTTATGACCCGGCAACGGGAGCGGAGAAAGTACTGGCGGAAGCCCCGTCGCCACGGTTCATCGAAACATTGCGAGCACGCGGCGTAGGGCCGATCGCAGTCGGACATACCATCGTCGCCACTTGGGAACCGCACGGAACGACCGTGCTTGAGGTCATTCGCGACCTTGGCCTCGGCATGCAGATCGTCCTGAACAAAGGTGCTGTCATGGTGCTTCCCGGCACGGTCAGCAAAGCCACGGGGCTGGAGCATGCACTCGGTGAATTCGGCCTTTCGCCACGCAACGCCGTGGCCGTCGGAGATGCTGAAAACGATCACGTGCTTTTAACCTACTGCGAGTGCGGCGCTGCGGTTTCTAACGCCGTGCAGGCGCTGAAAGATCGCGCGGATATAATTCTTGAGCGCGATCATGGTGACGGTGTGATCGACTTGATCGAACAAATTGTCGACAACGACCTCTCGCGATGGATGACGAATTGCCCTCGGCGACGGTTGGAATTGGGATCGACCGCCGGAGGCGATCCGGTGCGCCTACCGACGTTCGGCGTTGGCGTGGCTTTGGAATCGCAGGCGCTGGATTCGCTCCAGCCGCTCCTGGATTCCTTGATTCAGCAATGGAATGCCCAAGGCTATCAGTGGTGTGCGGTTTCCTTGGCATCGACGCAATTGACCGAAAAGGCCGAAGTTAACCTGGGAACGGAAACCCAGGCGCCGGAAATGGATGCAGTCATTCGGGCCCTCGACAACCCGCGCCATTCGATCTTCGTCAATTGTGCGCACCTGAATGCATTCGACCAGGGCACCTTTCTGAAGGCGCTCGCGAATACGCTGGCCGAACGTCGGCGGACAAGCGGGCGGCCTCATTGGGTGTGCTGGATGGGCGCCGCGCAGGCGCTCAAGAATGCAGGCATCAATCTGGACGAACTCGGCGCCGGCATGGTCTTTGCAGATGCCGTTGAAGCGCACGACAGCGACTTGCCAACAAAGTTGCAACGGGTGCGCGTAGTTGATCGACGAGGCCTGGCCGACACTTCGACCGTCGACACATCCGGCGTCGCTTTCAAGTCATTTCATTGGCTTGTCAGCGACGACGGAAAGGTTCGCCTTGAGCCTGCCGACATCGACCACCACAATTCCCATTCCAGTAAGCCAACTCCATGA
- a CDS encoding ROK family protein, producing the protein MKPLVVDIGGTNVKAWSPDGKIMERLPTGKQFTPAQLLQALERWRQAAPCDSVAIGYPGRVQNGRPAREPWNLGDGWLDFDFESKIDVPVRLMNDAAMQALGSYERGSMLFLGLGTSVGSTLVVDGFVVPLELGSIPYSRNRSLEEMLSKKALHQTGQPRWRRAILRVLPKLLYAFAADYIVLGGGNAQRLRGQLPDFVRLGHNRNAYIGGVRLWQASDFRRVHWIPDEALSSHQENAPDGAA; encoded by the coding sequence ATGAAGCCCCTCGTCGTTGATATTGGCGGCACCAACGTCAAAGCCTGGTCGCCGGACGGCAAGATCATGGAAAGGCTTCCCACCGGCAAGCAGTTCACGCCCGCGCAGTTACTGCAGGCGCTGGAGCGCTGGAGGCAAGCGGCGCCCTGCGACTCGGTGGCGATCGGCTATCCGGGGCGCGTGCAGAACGGCCGACCAGCGCGCGAGCCGTGGAACCTGGGGGACGGTTGGCTCGATTTCGACTTTGAATCAAAGATCGACGTGCCGGTCCGGCTAATGAACGATGCGGCGATGCAGGCGCTCGGCAGCTATGAGCGCGGCTCGATGTTGTTCCTGGGTCTCGGCACCAGCGTCGGTTCGACACTCGTCGTGGACGGTTTCGTCGTGCCGTTAGAACTGGGCAGCATTCCTTATTCGCGCAATCGCAGCCTGGAGGAGATGCTGTCCAAAAAAGCGTTGCATCAGACCGGTCAGCCTCGCTGGCGGAGGGCTATTTTGCGCGTGCTTCCGAAGCTTCTGTACGCGTTCGCCGCGGACTACATCGTTCTCGGCGGCGGCAATGCCCAACGACTACGCGGACAGCTGCCAGATTTTGTGCGTCTGGGCCACAACCGCAACGCCTACATTGGCGGCGTGCGGCTGTGGCAGGCGAGCGATTTTCGCCGCGTGCATTGGATACCGGATGAAGCGCTGTCGAGTCACCAGGAAAACGCCCCAGATGGGGCCGCATAG
- a CDS encoding cytochrome B6, whose product MRLPCKRIVAVGSLAGLLLFMAAYNGVAQDRPRRPRAGQQPAQPAAPATTPPAARAERADAVQQAQTVQPPTGDRPETQFNDHDRAMTAALSKPASIDPSLAEQPEAGRMTGFDFYKDPLNAAKPGTTFAEIMAADVAQREPVMVRQRQLLEARYNLTPRTNPELRMTRGKLIPLGPTARLRDGVTWDSLAGLTPPQMLEQRAFPYPALPHPKQVAGGQVFPKMQIDMFPRLQRFDVEFDLPDAFIPEFPPAIFLANRPELGDVSRGQVVSINNYYPLFKDLLTPVQLDGLRLLLTPLPQEEFNPTDDRKTEQPSLGVTCFDCHVNGHTTAQFHLNPDTRPQERRLRLDTVSLRGVAQQQIHGSKRSLRSIEDFTEFEQRTAYFNGDAIHAMKKGMAILDRIQVSHMAQMQNMLDFPPAPKLNREGRLNPALANESELRGEGLFFGKARCAECHPAPFYIDHQLHDLQVERFSGEAPPGVIKTFTLRGIKESPPYMHDGRCLTLEDTVEFFNIVLELRLNTAEKQDLTAFLHCL is encoded by the coding sequence ATGCGCCTTCCATGTAAACGAATTGTCGCGGTCGGCTCGCTCGCCGGATTGCTACTGTTCATGGCCGCGTACAACGGCGTGGCGCAAGATCGACCGCGCCGCCCGCGCGCCGGCCAGCAACCTGCTCAACCTGCTGCGCCGGCGACGACGCCGCCTGCGGCGCGCGCGGAGCGTGCGGACGCGGTACAGCAGGCGCAAACCGTTCAGCCGCCGACTGGCGATCGCCCGGAAACGCAGTTCAATGACCATGATCGCGCGATGACCGCCGCACTGAGCAAGCCGGCGTCAATCGACCCCTCGCTCGCCGAGCAGCCAGAGGCCGGTCGCATGACCGGCTTCGATTTCTACAAAGATCCGCTCAACGCCGCGAAGCCAGGGACGACCTTTGCGGAAATCATGGCGGCCGACGTCGCGCAGCGCGAGCCGGTCATGGTGCGCCAGCGTCAATTGCTGGAAGCGCGGTACAACCTGACGCCACGAACGAATCCTGAACTCCGCATGACGCGCGGCAAGCTCATCCCATTGGGACCGACGGCGCGCTTGCGCGACGGCGTCACCTGGGATTCGCTAGCGGGATTGACGCCACCGCAGATGCTTGAGCAACGAGCCTTTCCCTACCCCGCGCTGCCACATCCCAAGCAAGTCGCCGGCGGCCAGGTGTTTCCCAAGATGCAGATCGACATGTTCCCGCGGTTGCAGCGGTTCGACGTGGAGTTCGATCTGCCGGACGCCTTCATCCCCGAGTTTCCGCCGGCGATCTTTCTCGCGAATCGGCCGGAGTTGGGCGACGTCTCGCGCGGCCAGGTCGTGTCGATCAACAACTACTACCCGCTGTTCAAAGATTTGCTGACGCCGGTGCAACTGGACGGACTGCGACTGTTGCTTACGCCGTTGCCGCAGGAGGAATTTAATCCCACCGATGATCGCAAGACTGAGCAACCGAGCCTTGGCGTCACTTGCTTCGATTGCCACGTGAACGGCCACACAACCGCGCAGTTTCACTTGAATCCCGACACGCGACCTCAAGAGCGCCGCCTGCGACTCGACACGGTGAGCTTGCGCGGCGTAGCACAACAGCAAATTCACGGGTCGAAACGCAGTCTCCGCTCAATCGAAGACTTCACCGAATTCGAGCAACGCACCGCGTACTTCAACGGCGACGCCATTCATGCCATGAAAAAAGGCATGGCGATCCTCGACCGCATTCAGGTCAGCCACATGGCCCAAATGCAGAACATGCTCGATTTCCCGCCGGCGCCGAAGTTGAATCGCGAAGGACGTTTGAACCCGGCGCTCGCCAACGAATCCGAGCTGCGCGGCGAAGGGCTGTTCTTCGGCAAGGCGCGTTGCGCGGAGTGCCATCCAGCGCCGTTCTACATCGATCATCAACTCCATGACCTGCAGGTCGAACGCTTCTCCGGCGAGGCCCCTCCAGGCGTCATCAAGACTTTCACGCTGCGGGGGATCAAAGAAAGCCCGCCGTACATGCACGACGGGCGTTGCCTAACGCTGGAGGACACTGTTGAGTTCTTCAACATCGTGCTG